A single window of Pieris napi chromosome 8, ilPieNapi1.2, whole genome shotgun sequence DNA harbors:
- the LOC125051641 gene encoding integrator complex subunit 11 produces the protein MPEIKITPLGAGQDVGRSCILLSMGGKNIMLDCGMHMGYNDERRFPDFSYIVPEGPITSQIDCVIISHFHLDHCGALPYMSEMVGYTGPIYMTHPTKAIAPILLEDMRKVAVERKGESNFFTSQMIKDCIKKVTAVTLHQSVMVDNELEIKAYYAGHVLGAAMFWIRVGSQSVVYTGDYNMTPDRHLGAAWIDKCRPDLLISESTYATTIRDSKRCRERDFLKKVHECVEKGGKVLIPVFALGRAQELCILLETYWERMNLKYPVYFALGLTEKANNYYKMFITWTNQKIRKTFVQRNMFDFKHIKPFDKSYIDNPGAMVVFATPGMLHAGLSLNIFKKWAPYEQNMLIMPGFCVQGTVGHKILNGAKKIEFENRQVVEVKMAVEYMSFSAHADAKGIMQLIQYCEPKNVLLVHGEAQKMEFLKDKIEKEFSINCYMPANGETAVINTPTKIPIDVSLRLLKAEAVRYNAQPPDPKRRRVVHGILCVKDNRLSFLDIDEVCEEIGINRHIIRFTSTVRFDDPGPAVKTAEKLKGLLTEKLQGWSITISDGNISVESVLIKVEGEDDSTKNIYVSWTNQDEDLGSYILGLLQSMVQ, from the coding sequence ATGCCCGAAATCAAAATAACACCTTTGGGAGCTGGACAGGATGTCGGACGAAGCTGTATTTTGTTGTCAATGGGTGGTAAAAATATCATGCTGGATTGTGGTATGCACATGGGCTACAATGATGAACGACGGTTTCCTGACTTTTCGTATATTGTTCCCGAGGGCCCAATAACGAGTCAAATAGATTGTGTTATTATATCGCATTTCCACCTTGATCACTGTGGCGCTTTACCTTATATGTCAGAAATGGTAGGATACACGGGTCCTATTTATATGACGCATCCAACCAAAGCCATAGCTCCAATTCTTCTAGAAGATATGAGAAAGGTAGCTGTTGAAAGAAAGGGTGAGTCAAACTTTTTTACATCCCAAATGATTAAAGACTGTATTAAGAAAGTTACAGCAGTAACCCTTCACCAATCTGTAATGGTTGATAATGAGTTGGAGATTAAAGCTTATTATGCAGGCCATGTTCTTGGTGCTGCTATGTTTTGGATCAGAGTAGGCTCACAGTCTGTGGTTTACACTGGTGATTATAATATGACTCCTGATCGACATTTAGGTGCAGCATGGATAGATAAATGCCGCCctgatttattaatatcagAATCAACATATGCCACTACCATAAGGGATTCCAAACGTTGTCGCGAAAGAGATTTCCTTAAGAAAGTCCATGAATGTGTCGAAAAGGGTGGCAAAGTTTTGATACCTGTGTTTGCTTTAGGAAGAGCACAAGAATTATGTATTCTACTTGAAACTTATTGGGAAAGAATGAATTTAAAGTACCCAGTGTATTTTGCTCTAGGCTTAACTGAAaaagcaaataattattacaaaatgtttattacatGGACAAATcagaaaattagaaaaacttTTGTTCAAAGGAACATGTTTGATTTCAAACATATCAAACCTTTTGATAAATCCTACATTGACAATCCTGGCGCAATGGTAGTATTTGCTACACCTGGTATGTTGCATGCTGGCCTGTCTCTCAATATATTCAAAAAGTGGGCACCATATGAACAAAACATGCTAATCATGCCTGGTTTTTGTGTCCAAGGCACTGTTGggcataaaatattaaatggagCAAAGAAAATAGAATTTGAAAATCGCCAAGTTGTAGAAGTTAAGATGGCAGTTGAGTACATGTCTTTTTCTGCACATGCTGATGCAAAAGGCATCATGCAGTTGATACAGTATTGTGAGCCAAAGAATGTGCTTCTTGTCCATGGAGAAGCTCAGAAAATGgaatttttaaaggataaaattgaaaaagaatTTAGTATAAATTGTTACATGCCAGCAAATGGGGAAACTGCAGTAATTAACACACCAACAAAGATTCCTATAGATGTGTCCCTAAGATTACTCAAAGCCGAAGCAGTGAGATACAATGCCCAGCCCCCAGATCCAAAAAGAAGAAGAGTAGTTCATGGAATACTTTGTGTTAAAGACAACAGATTGTCCTTCCTAGATATTGATGAAGTTTGTGAAGAAATTGGTATAAACAGGCACATAATCCGCTTCACTAGCACTGTTCGTTTTGATGATCCTGGTCCTGCCGTCAAAACAGCTGAGAAATTAAAAGGGTTACTAACTGAAAAATTGCAAGGATGGTCTATAACTATATCGGATGGTAATATATCTGTTGAATCTGTTCTGATAAAAGTTGAAGGTGAAGATGATAGTACAAAGAACATTTATGTGTCTTGGACAAATCAAGATGAAGATTTGGGGAGTTACATTTTGGGATTATTACAGTCTATGGTACAGTGA
- the LOC125051645 gene encoding probable tubulin polyglutamylase ttll-15, with translation MKNKKQDAKHAEVSERNINNNIITKENKTNDASVNLIFLVCVIGVSLGIALEIINVQNRITKDDNRSYWVYSAFNDVDNKNGILKHVHSVLERLGYEKKTNKTWNLLWSHDYPFRSLYTIIQNLKPNQKVNHFPGTGFITNKVNLATSDSKYIPKAFKLPKSKEDFLKYVAENRNALFLEKHNQHRGVYLKNVSEIDLNNGESFVQEFVQNPFLVDGHKFDIGVYVALTSVDPLRVYWYKGDVLFRYCPEKYYPFDPKNVDKYVIGDDYLPTWELPSLVHPYTTLGFGMKDAFDHYANSKGLDTENMWEEIQKAITEVFVKNEHYVIEALKKYNSKDNFFEMMRFDLIVDENLKVYMLEANMSPNLSSAHFPQNQMLYEQVLYNLFSLTGVASYVDSTSNQTVNNMISAQKNIAVFSKECNTICKDNCEATSVCVLCKPCLTPKLEKALLKAHRENLHKGDIRRLFPPTMLQNDIEINMNHVSQINRIQHLWYQGKCNIDATWCV, from the exons ATGAAGAACAAAAAACAGGAT GCGAAACATGCAGAAGTATCGGAGAGAAATATCAATAACAACATTATAACTAAAGAGAACAAAACAAATGACGCGAgcgttaatttaatattcctTGTATGTGTGATTGGAGTGTCTCTGGGCATCGCTCTAGAAATAATCAACGTACAAAATAGAATAACCAAAGATGACAACCGAAGTTACTGGGTATATTCCGCTTTCAACGatgtagataataaaaatggtaTCCTCAAACATGTACATTCGGTATTAGAACGCCTCGGTTACGAGAAGAAAACTAATAAAACATGGAACTTACTTTGGTCTCACGATTATCCATTTAGATCGCTATAcacaataatacaaaatttaaaaccaaaCCAAAAAGTCAATCATTTCCCGGGAACGGGGTTTATAACGAACAAAGTTAATCTGGCAACATCGGATTCGAAATATATACCAAAGGCGTTTAAATTACCAAAAAGCAAAGAGgattttttgaaatatgtCGCAGAGAATAGAAACGCATTGTTTTTGGAAAAGCACAATCAGCACAGAGGTGTGTACTTGAAGAACGTGAGCGAAATTGATTTGAATAATGGCGAAAGTTTTGTACAGGAATTTGTGCAAAACCCGTTTTTGGTGGATGGACATAAGTTTGATATTGGCGTGTATGTTGCTTTGACATCGGTGGATCCTCTCAGAGTGTATTGGTACAAGGGCGACGTCCTATTCAg ATATTGTCCAGAAAAATATTACCCATTTGACCCAAAGAATGTTGATAAATACGTGATAGGGGATGATTACTTGCCTACTTGGGAGCTCCCGTCTTTGGTACATCCTTATACAACTCTGGGTTTTGGCATGAAGGATGCATTTGACCACTATGCAAACTCTAAG GGCTTGGATACGGAGAATATGTGGGAAGAGATTCAAAAAGCAATCACCGAGGTTTTCGTAAAGAATGAACATTATGTTATTGAGGCT CTGAAGAAATATAATTCCAAAGACAATTTCTTCGAAATGATGCGTTTCGATTTGATAGTGGATGAGAATCTAAAGGTCTACATGCTAGAAGCTAATATGTCTCCAAACTTGAGTTCTGCACATTTCCCGCAGAACCAAATGCTTTATGAAcaagttttatataatctatTCTCTTTGACTGGTGTGGCTAGTTATGTGGATAGTACcag CAACCAAACAGTGAATAATATGATATCAGCCCAGAAAAACATAGCAGTTTTTAGTAAGGAATGTAACACAATATGTAAGGATAACTGCGAAGCGACATCTGTTTGCGTTTTGTGCAAACCTTGCCTGACGCCGAAGCTGGAAAAGGCTTTACTTAAGGCACATAgagaaaatttacataaaggCGATATTAGAAGATTATTTCCTCCAACTATG CTTCAAAATGATATAGAAATAAACATGAACCATGTAAGCCAAATAAACAGGATACAGCATTTATGGTATCAAGGAAAATGTAATATTGACGCTACGTggtgtgtttaa